The following proteins are co-located in the Vigna angularis cultivar LongXiaoDou No.4 chromosome 2, ASM1680809v1, whole genome shotgun sequence genome:
- the LOC108326833 gene encoding nuclear transcription factor Y subunit A-10 codes for MAMQTVYLKEHEGNAPNSVGALSSAASAPWWSAFGSQPVHGVESCGQMKPFSLELPNCINHHAANKPSARGAEQVLGKGHTTQFTIFPDDCKMSDDAQTLQTTISLQPSLADSHSRFEIGFSQPMICAKYPYTDQFYGLFSAYAPQISGRIMLPLNMTSDDGPIYVNAKQYHGIIRRRQSRAKAVLHHKLTKRRKPYMHESRHLHAMRRPRGCGGRFLNTRKSGNGNGKTGNGVHETVGERFDSSGSQSSEFLQSEAGTLNSSKETNGSSPNISGSEVTSMYSRGGLDRFSLNHFGSSVHTLADMIDGGRGMIIPPKWAAAAGNCCNLKV; via the exons ATGGCGATGCAAACTGTTTATCTTAAAGAACATGAAGGAAATGCACCCAATTCTGTGGGGGCCTTGTCATCTGCAGCTTCAGCACCCTGGTGGAGTGCTTTTGGATCTCAACCTGTTCATGGGGTGGAGTCTTGTGGCCAAATGAAACCCTTTTCATTGGAGCTTCCTAACTGCATAAACCATCATGCTGCCAATAAGCCATCGGCAAGAGGAGCTGAACAAGTGTTGGGCAAAGGACACACAACTCAGTTTACCATCTTTCCAG ATGATTGTAAAATGTCAGATGATGCGCAGACGCTTCAGACAACCATATCACTGCAGCCATCACTAGCTGACTCTCACTCTCGTTTTGAGATAGGATTTAGTCAGCCCATG ATATGTGCAAAATATCCTTATACGGATCAATTTTATGGGCTCTTCTCAGCTTATGCACCTCAAATTTCG GGACGTATAATGCTGCCACTTAACATGACATCTGATGATGGACCAATTTACGTAAATGCTAAGCAGTACCATGGAATCATTAGGCGTCGGCAGTCCCGTGCCAAAGCTGTACTTCATCACAAATTGACTAAACGTCGCAAG CCTTATATGCACGAATCTCGCCATCTCCATGCAATGAGGCGACCAAGAGGATGTGGTGGTCGCTTCTTGAACACAAGGAAATCTGGTAATGGAAATGGCAAAACTGGCAATGGAGTGCATGAAACTGTTGGTGAACGATTTGATTCCAGTGGTTCTCAGAGTTCTGAATTCCTTCAGTCTGAAGCTGGAACTTTGAATTCATCAAAAGAGACTAATGGCAGCAGTCCAAATATTTCTGGCTCAGAAGTGACTAGCATGTATTCGCGGGGAGGTCTTGACAGATTTTCCCTCAATCATTTTGGATCTTCTGTCCACACTCTGGCAGACATGATAGATGGTGGGCGTGGTATGATCATACCCCCCAAATGGGCTGCAGCAGCAGGTAACTGCTGCAACCTTAAAGTCTGA
- the LOC108327588 gene encoding uncharacterized protein LOC108327588, whose translation MQRRHEEEMRALRAEREPPERSASNRENANEASHNHANPNGRARREPTPLQTARPTSLLPFTATIMQTPMPEKTPPVLDKYDGSADPDNHLRTFGNAMAFYTDIDPIMCRAFLLSLKEEALEWYNTLPSNTVDCFATVENLFRRQYASNRKQEVTPVDLINTKQEKGETLKAFMKRYTETARRVREVDQSFIINNLPSCMRPGYFAEKLYARPPKTMEELQERAAEFIRMEEMRLSQKKRQQEGDAGGSGKDDKRPFDNNDKNREFPRPFKFHHYTTLNAPRAKVLEEALSAELITPLRNSSPRNADERKSCRYHQNHGHTTEDCITLKNEIENLIRAGHLRRFIKEARYGLPKEGYSRRSPERASRKDERGQVYSHSPSRHRECSLRGVIN comes from the coding sequence ATGCAGCGGAGGCATGAGGAGGAGATGAGGGCGCTAAGGGCCGAACGGGAACCTCCCGAGCGGTCCGCCTCGAATCGAGAAAACGCCAATGAGGCGAGCCATAATCACGCAAACCCGAATGGTCGGGCTAGAAGGGAACCAACGCCCCTGCAGACCGCTCGACCAACCAGTTTATTGCCCTTCACGGCAACCATCATGCAAACGCCAATGCCAGAAAAGACTCCCCCCGTATTGGATAAGTATGATGGTTCGGCTGATCCGGATAATCACTTAAGGACGTTCGGTAATGCAATGGCATTCTATACGGACATCGACCCTATCATGTGCAGAGCCTTCTTGTTGTCACTTAAGGAAGAGGCATTGGAATGGTATAACACTCTTCCTTCCAacacagtggattgcttcgcTACTGTGGAAAACCTCTTTAGGAGACAATACGCATCCAATCGGAAACAGGAGGTAACACCGGTGGATTTAATAAACACTAAGCAGGAGAAaggagaaactttgaaggcTTTTATGAAGAGATATACTGAAACCGCACGACGAGTTAGAGAGGTAGATCAatcttttattatcaataatctGCCTTCGTGTATGAGACCAGGATATTTTGCGGAAAAATTGTATGCACGACCGCCAAAAACGATGGAGGAACTCCAAGAACGAGCAGCTGAGTTCATCCGTATGGAGGAAATGCGTTTGTCGCAAAAGAAACGACAGCAAGAGGGTGATGCGGGCGGAAGTGGAAAGGACGACAAACGACCGTTTGACAATAACGATAAGAATAGGGAGTTTCCCAGGCCATTCAAGTTTCACCATTATACAACCCTCAATGCACCTAGGGCAAAAGTTCTTGAAGAAGCCCTTAGCGCGGAACTTATCACACCCTTAAGGAATTCGTCTCCAAGAAATGCAGACGAAAGGAAAAGTTGTCGGTACCATCAAAACCATGGACATACTACAGAAGACTGCATCACGTTAaagaatgaaatagaaaatcttATCCGGGCGGGACATCTACGAAGGTTTATAAAGGAAGCAAGATACGGCCTCCCCAAGGAAGGATATTCGAGAAGAAGCCCCGAGCGGGCGAGTAGGAAAGACGAGCGAGGGCAGGTCTATAGTCACAGTCCCAGTCGTCATCGGGAATGTTCGCTTCGTGGAGTTATCAACTGA
- the LOC108328520 gene encoding MADS-box transcription factor PHERES 2 isoform X1 — MARRKKVTLKLIENFVARKARYRKIRENLLKKVEDLTTLCDVNACAIIYGPGDDVPTVWPSHDIAKELLDKFENAPLPERLKKNVTPQLYIDQMNRKIEKQVMKLKKKNDEKDMSNFLHNIHDGKSLSDLDASDICRLLCYVEGKLKCAGVKVHISEQQLSTKTPTPLVSFPLQNDIDSCANIDEQVFQQQSFLDSTKETGPMNSDSDNNKNTGLPPLQQHAHDNTGLSQVNFESLNLDDIGLLHGSSSGGEITGNDIWSSYESFGDISESDTMLPFNNNVQDNIDGTFMGANVENEGVSINNIELSGDQRTTSGGHLNS; from the exons ATGGCTAGGAGAAAGAAAGTGACACTAAAACTGATTGAGAATTTTGTGGCAAGAAAAGCTCGTTACAGAAAAATTCGAGAAAATTTATTGAAGAAGGTGGAAGATCTTACGACCCTTTGTGATGTGAATGCATGTGCAATCATCTATGGTCCAGGGGACGACGTGCCAACCGTGTGGCCATCCCATGATATTGCTAAAGAGTTGCTCGACAAGTTTGAGAATGCTCCATTGCCAGAacgattgaaaaaaaatgttactcCACAACTTTATATCGACCAGATGAACAGaaagattgaaaaacaagtcatgaaactgaagaagaagaacgatgAGAAAGACATGTCAAATTTCTTGCACAATATACATGATGGTAAGTCTTTATCAGATCTTGATGCTAGCGATATATGTCGTTTACTTTGTTACGTGGAGGGAAAATTGAAGTGTGCTGGAGTAAAAGTTCACATTTCTGAACAACAGTTATCAACTAAAACTCCGACACCACTAGTTTCTTTTCCTCTGCAGAATGACATTGATTCTTGTGCTAACATAGATGAACAGGTTTTTCAACAACAATCATTCTTAGATTCAACGAAAGAAACTGGTCCAATGAATAGTGATTCCGATAATAATAAGAATACGGGACTACCACCACTACAGCAACACGCACATGATAATACGGGGTTGTCTCAAGTTAATTTTGAAAGTTTGAATTTGGATGATATTG GGCTTTTACATGGGAGTTCTTCAGGTGGAGAAATTACAGGCAATGACATATGGTCATCTTATGAAAGTTTTGGAGACATAAGTGAGAGTGATACCATGTTGCCCTTCAACAATAATGTTCAAGACAACATTGATGGAACTTTCATGGGAGCAAACGTTGAAAATGAAGGTGTCTCCATTAATAATATAGAGTTAAGCGGTGATCAAAGAACTACCAGTGGAGGACACTTGAACTCCTGa
- the LOC108328520 gene encoding agamous-like MADS-box protein AGL81 isoform X2, which translates to MARRKKVTLKLIENFVARKARYRKIRENLLKKVEDLTTLCDVNACAIIYGPGDDVPTVWPSHDIAKELLDKFENAPLPERLKKNVTPQLYIDQMNRKIEKQVMKLKKKNDEKDMSNFLHNIHDDEQVFQQQSFLDSTKETGPMNSDSDNNKNTGLPPLQQHAHDNTGLSQVNFESLNLDDIGMVLHSANFNDVIDDNGLAFGMLAQDNYIGICDNGDLGLLHGSSSGGEITGNDIWSSYESFGDISESDTMLPFNNNVQDNIDGTFMGANVENEGVSINNIELSGDQRTTSGGHLNS; encoded by the exons ATGGCTAGGAGAAAGAAAGTGACACTAAAACTGATTGAGAATTTTGTGGCAAGAAAAGCTCGTTACAGAAAAATTCGAGAAAATTTATTGAAGAAGGTGGAAGATCTTACGACCCTTTGTGATGTGAATGCATGTGCAATCATCTATGGTCCAGGGGACGACGTGCCAACCGTGTGGCCATCCCATGATATTGCTAAAGAGTTGCTCGACAAGTTTGAGAATGCTCCATTGCCAGAacgattgaaaaaaaatgttactcCACAACTTTATATCGACCAGATGAACAGaaagattgaaaaacaagtcatgaaactgaagaagaagaacgatgAGAAAGACATGTCAAATTTCTTGCACAATATACATGATG ATGAACAGGTTTTTCAACAACAATCATTCTTAGATTCAACGAAAGAAACTGGTCCAATGAATAGTGATTCCGATAATAATAAGAATACGGGACTACCACCACTACAGCAACACGCACATGATAATACGGGGTTGTCTCAAGTTAATTTTGAAAGTTTGAATTTGGATGATATTGGTATGGTGTTACATTCAGCAAATTTTAATGATGTGATTGATGATAATGGCTTGGCATTTGGGATGTTGGCTCAAGATAATTATATAGGTATTTGTGATAATGGTGATTTAGGGCTTTTACATGGGAGTTCTTCAGGTGGAGAAATTACAGGCAATGACATATGGTCATCTTATGAAAGTTTTGGAGACATAAGTGAGAGTGATACCATGTTGCCCTTCAACAATAATGTTCAAGACAACATTGATGGAACTTTCATGGGAGCAAACGTTGAAAATGAAGGTGTCTCCATTAATAATATAGAGTTAAGCGGTGATCAAAGAACTACCAGTGGAGGACACTTGAACTCCTGa